In the Sediminibacter sp. Hel_I_10 genome, one interval contains:
- the galE gene encoding UDP-glucose 4-epimerase GalE, translating to MKKILVTGGLGFIGSHTVVELQNEGFEVVIIDDLSNSSLKVIDGITAITGKAPIFEKLDMKDQRALIDFFQRHDDISGVIHFAASKAVGESVQKPLHYYENNLNTLVYILKAVLGLQTSNIIFSSSCTVYGQADKMPITESAPIKPAESPYGNTKQIGEEIIKDVCKVENELKAIALRYFNPIGAHTSAKIGELPIGVPQNLVPFITQTAAGLRESLSVFGDDYPTPDGTCIRDYIHVVDLAKAHVVALKRLIANKNSSNFETFNIGTGVGSSVLEVIQSFERVSNQSLNYQFAPKREGDVISAYADTHKANSDLGWKAESTLDDAMKSAWDWEKKIRNL from the coding sequence ATGAAAAAAATTCTTGTTACTGGTGGTCTTGGTTTTATTGGGTCACATACCGTGGTAGAACTTCAAAATGAAGGCTTTGAGGTGGTCATTATTGACGATTTATCTAATTCATCTCTAAAGGTTATTGACGGCATAACAGCCATAACAGGTAAAGCGCCAATTTTCGAGAAACTTGATATGAAAGATCAAAGGGCTTTGATCGATTTTTTTCAAAGGCATGATGATATTTCAGGGGTCATTCATTTTGCAGCAAGCAAAGCAGTTGGTGAAAGCGTTCAAAAACCTTTACATTACTACGAGAATAACCTAAATACCCTCGTTTATATTTTGAAAGCGGTTCTAGGACTGCAAACTTCAAACATCATTTTTAGTTCATCGTGTACGGTTTACGGTCAGGCCGATAAAATGCCAATTACTGAAAGTGCACCAATAAAACCAGCCGAATCTCCTTATGGAAACACGAAGCAAATAGGGGAAGAGATCATAAAGGATGTTTGTAAGGTAGAAAATGAATTAAAGGCTATTGCCTTAAGATATTTTAACCCTATAGGCGCACATACTTCGGCTAAGATTGGTGAGTTGCCCATAGGTGTACCTCAAAATTTAGTACCCTTTATTACGCAAACAGCAGCAGGTCTTCGAGAGAGCTTGTCTGTGTTTGGAGACGATTATCCAACACCAGACGGTACATGTATAAGAGACTACATTCACGTAGTTGACTTGGCCAAGGCTCATGTTGTAGCACTAAAGAGACTTATCGCAAATAAGAACAGTTCTAATTTTGAAACCTTCAATATTGGTACAGGCGTAGGAAGCTCTGTGTTAGAGGTAATTCAATCTTTTGAGCGTGTGTCAAACCAATCACTCAATTATCAATTTGCTCCTAAGCGTGAAGGAGATGTGATTTCTGCTTATGCCGATACTCATAAAGCAAATAGCGATCTGGGTTGGAAAGCAGAATCTACACTTGACGATGCCATGAAGTCTGCATGGGATTGGGAGAAAAAGATTAGAAATCTATAA
- a CDS encoding amidohydrolase family protein, giving the protein MKTCIQFLVLLLTFSAVGQSIYLHCGKVVDTKSGKILNEKTIVIVEDKIVAVENGYIEATSSEDTIIDLRSKTVMPGLIDMHVHIESETNPGSYLEEYTLNDADVAFNSLHFAKETLLSGFTTVRDLGGTGVNVSLRNAINAGKVEGPRIFTAEKSLATTGGHADPTNGASRALMGDPGPKEGVVNGVDDAKKAVRQRYKNGADLIKITATGGVLSVAKSGQNPQFSIEEIKAICETAKDYGFHVAAHAHGDEGMQRAIKGGVKTIEHGTLMSEETMALMKEYDVYLVPTITAGKAVTEKAKIPNYYPEMIVAKALHIGPKIQDTFGKAYKMGVGIAFGTDAGVFFHGENGKEFGFMVEAGMPAIEAIQSATLTNAMILKMEDQIGQIKEGFVADIIAVNEDPTVNIATMENVVFVMKDGKIYKNKI; this is encoded by the coding sequence ATGAAAACCTGTATTCAATTTTTAGTCCTCTTGCTAACATTTTCAGCAGTTGGACAAAGCATTTATTTGCATTGCGGAAAGGTGGTAGACACCAAAAGTGGTAAAATTCTAAATGAAAAGACCATTGTCATTGTAGAAGATAAAATTGTTGCAGTTGAAAATGGTTATATTGAAGCCACATCTTCTGAAGACACCATAATTGACCTAAGATCTAAAACGGTAATGCCTGGCTTAATTGACATGCACGTTCACATTGAAAGTGAAACCAATCCAGGATCTTATCTTGAGGAGTACACCTTAAATGATGCAGATGTTGCCTTCAATTCGCTCCATTTTGCCAAAGAAACGCTCTTGAGTGGCTTTACAACAGTTCGAGATTTAGGAGGGACAGGTGTGAACGTGTCTTTAAGAAATGCAATCAATGCAGGAAAAGTAGAAGGACCAAGAATTTTTACCGCAGAAAAATCGCTTGCTACAACTGGTGGTCACGCAGATCCTACCAATGGAGCAAGTAGAGCGTTAATGGGAGATCCTGGCCCTAAAGAAGGCGTGGTTAATGGCGTGGATGATGCTAAAAAAGCAGTGAGACAGCGTTATAAAAACGGAGCCGATTTAATTAAAATTACAGCTACGGGCGGGGTTTTAAGTGTTGCTAAAAGTGGACAAAATCCTCAGTTTTCTATAGAGGAAATAAAAGCAATCTGTGAGACGGCAAAAGACTACGGTTTTCACGTTGCAGCACATGCTCATGGAGACGAAGGCATGCAACGCGCCATAAAGGGAGGTGTAAAAACCATTGAGCACGGCACCTTGATGAGCGAAGAAACTATGGCACTCATGAAAGAATATGATGTCTATTTAGTACCAACCATTACCGCAGGAAAAGCTGTTACTGAAAAAGCGAAAATCCCCAACTACTATCCAGAGATGATTGTTGCAAAAGCATTACATATTGGACCTAAAATTCAAGATACCTTTGGGAAAGCTTATAAAATGGGAGTGGGAATAGCCTTTGGGACAGACGCTGGTGTCTTTTTTCACGGCGAAAATGGAAAGGAATTTGGGTTTATGGTTGAAGCAGGTATGCCTGCTATCGAGGCCATACAAAGTGCAACTCTTACAAATGCCATGATCTTAAAAATGGAAGATCAAATAGGCCAGATAAAAGAGGGTTTCGTGGCAGATATTATTGCTGTAAACGAGGATCCTACGGTGAACATTGCTACTATGGAAAACGTTGTTTTTGTGATGAAAGACGGAAAAATCTACAAAAATAAAATTTGA
- a CDS encoding sugar O-acetyltransferase yields MLTEKQKMIAGELYRSQDPELVKEHQHAKLLFQKFNAMDDTLKTQRQDILLALLGATGENLCVEPPFYCDYGYNISMGKNVFINYNCCILDGSYVRIGDNCMLGPNVQIYTATHPLEHKARNSGKEFSKPITIGHNVWIGGNATICPGVTIGNGAVIAAGAVVTKNVSDNVVVGGNPAKVIKAINN; encoded by the coding sequence ATGCTTACCGAAAAACAAAAAATGATCGCTGGCGAACTCTACAGGTCTCAAGATCCTGAATTGGTAAAAGAACACCAGCATGCAAAATTGCTGTTTCAAAAATTCAATGCCATGGATGATACCCTAAAAACACAACGTCAAGACATACTCTTGGCGTTATTAGGTGCCACTGGCGAGAACCTCTGTGTTGAACCGCCATTTTATTGTGATTATGGTTACAATATCAGTATGGGCAAAAATGTTTTTATCAATTACAACTGCTGTATTCTCGATGGTTCATATGTTCGCATTGGTGATAACTGCATGCTTGGTCCAAACGTTCAAATTTATACCGCGACACATCCTTTAGAACACAAGGCTAGAAATAGCGGTAAGGAATTCTCTAAACCCATAACTATAGGCCACAATGTATGGATTGGGGGCAATGCTACCATTTGTCCCGGAGTGACCATTGGCAATGGGGCTGTTATCGCAGCAGGAGCCGTAGTGACAAAGAACGTTTCTGATAACGTAGTGGTTGGAGGAAATCCGGCCAAAGTCATCAAAGCAATAAATAATTAA
- a CDS encoding isoamylase early set domain-containing protein, whose protein sequence is MAITKKYLKSKPLCKVTFAVPAEEAKKVAVVGSFNDWNEKKAVQLKKLKNGTFKGTVDLEKDNAYEFRYLVDGTTYINDDQADAYAWNDFAGAENSVLSL, encoded by the coding sequence ATGGCGATTACAAAAAAATACTTAAAGAGCAAGCCACTATGTAAGGTCACATTTGCTGTGCCTGCTGAAGAAGCTAAAAAAGTAGCAGTAGTTGGAAGTTTCAATGATTGGAACGAGAAGAAAGCTGTTCAATTGAAAAAATTGAAGAACGGAACTTTCAAAGGCACTGTCGATTTAGAAAAAGACAACGCTTACGAATTTAGATATTTGGTTGACGGCACAACTTACATCAACGATGATCAAGCAGATGCTTACGCTTGGAATGATTTTGCCGGTGCAGAGAATAGTGTGTTGAGTCTGTAA
- the fabD gene encoding ACP S-malonyltransferase, which yields MNAYIFPGQGAQFSGMGLDLYENSSLAQELFEKANDILGFHITDIMFEGSAEDLKQTKVTQPAIFLHSVILAKTLGDTFKPDMVAGHSLGEFSALVANGTLNFEDGLKLVSQRAQAMQKACEAKPSTMAAVLGLEDSIVEDVCAHTEGIVVAANYNCPGQLVISGEVEAVEKACEALKAKGARRALILPVGGAFHSPLMQPAQAELAAAIENTHFSKPNCPIYQNVTASAVINEMEIKANLISQLTAPVRWTQSVQQMVADGALHFTEVGPGKVLQGLVKKIHNGAETASTTFN from the coding sequence ATGAACGCATATATATTTCCAGGTCAAGGGGCACAATTTTCAGGAATGGGCCTTGACCTCTACGAGAACTCATCTTTGGCACAAGAACTTTTTGAAAAAGCCAATGATATTTTAGGATTTCACATCACAGATATCATGTTTGAAGGCTCCGCAGAGGATCTTAAACAAACAAAAGTTACCCAACCCGCAATTTTTTTACACTCCGTGATCTTAGCGAAAACACTTGGAGACACCTTCAAACCAGATATGGTTGCAGGGCACTCTCTTGGTGAATTTTCTGCTTTGGTGGCCAATGGCACTTTAAATTTTGAGGACGGATTAAAATTAGTATCTCAGCGTGCACAAGCCATGCAAAAAGCTTGCGAAGCAAAACCTAGCACTATGGCTGCAGTCTTAGGTCTAGAAGACAGCATTGTTGAAGACGTTTGTGCGCATACAGAAGGCATAGTCGTAGCTGCCAATTACAACTGTCCTGGACAACTAGTAATTTCAGGAGAAGTTGAAGCTGTAGAAAAAGCATGTGAAGCTTTAAAAGCAAAAGGGGCAAGACGTGCTTTAATTTTACCCGTTGGCGGAGCCTTTCACTCTCCTTTAATGCAACCTGCTCAAGCAGAGTTAGCAGCTGCCATTGAAAACACTCACTTTTCAAAACCAAATTGTCCTATTTATCAAAACGTAACGGCATCAGCGGTTATTAATGAAATGGAGATAAAGGCCAATTTGATCTCACAATTAACGGCGCCAGTAAGATGGACGCAATCTGTACAACAAATGGTAGCCGATGGGGCACTTCATTTTACAGAGGTAGGTCCAGGTAAAGTGTTACAGGGTCTCGTGAAGAAAATCCACAATGGGGCTGAAACTGCTTCTACAACCTTTAACTAA
- a CDS encoding dihydrofolate reductase: protein MFGKKKPIPQIDKEQLALIKNAEKRIKQKKRLYIHFVIFLIGAVFLIVANTVLGIGKDLLIFGLEWFVIAIILWFILFIYHFISVFITNKFMGKDWEDQQRDLLVAKQQDRIDQLKAEFLKKESKIAKEQAFDQISKTNAAPQKKKSELTLIAAAGEDNAIGKDNDLIWHLSDDLKRFKSLTNGHYIIMGRKTFESFSKPLPNRTHVVITRQEDYQVPEGVIVVHNLDDAIDAARHDPQPFIIGGGEIYKQSISRADKIELTRVHESFKEEADAFFPELDTYLWKETFRKEHGKDDKHDYAFTFLTYERQ, encoded by the coding sequence ATGTTCGGAAAGAAAAAGCCCATCCCACAGATTGATAAAGAACAATTAGCACTTATAAAAAATGCTGAAAAACGAATCAAACAGAAAAAGCGATTGTACATTCATTTCGTCATTTTTTTAATTGGTGCGGTTTTCTTGATAGTCGCCAACACTGTGTTGGGAATAGGTAAAGACCTTTTGATTTTTGGTCTTGAATGGTTTGTGATTGCCATTATCTTATGGTTCATTCTGTTCATTTATCATTTTATAAGCGTTTTCATTACCAATAAATTTATGGGTAAAGATTGGGAGGATCAACAACGGGATTTGTTAGTGGCAAAGCAACAAGATCGAATTGATCAACTTAAAGCCGAATTTTTGAAAAAAGAGAGCAAGATCGCTAAAGAGCAGGCTTTTGATCAAATTTCAAAAACAAACGCTGCTCCTCAAAAAAAAAAATCTGAATTAACGCTCATTGCTGCTGCAGGAGAAGACAATGCTATCGGTAAGGATAACGACCTGATCTGGCATCTGAGTGATGACCTGAAACGCTTTAAGAGTCTAACTAATGGCCACTATATCATTATGGGGCGCAAGACCTTTGAAAGTTTTTCTAAACCATTACCAAATAGAACCCATGTAGTAATCACTAGACAAGAAGACTATCAGGTTCCAGAGGGTGTGATTGTGGTGCATAACTTAGATGATGCTATTGATGCTGCTCGACATGATCCTCAACCTTTTATTATAGGTGGTGGTGAAATTTATAAGCAATCTATTTCTAGAGCCGATAAGATTGAGCTTACCAGAGTTCATGAAAGCTTCAAGGAAGAGGCCGATGCTTTTTTCCCAGAATTAGATACCTACCTTTGGAAGGAAACCTTTAGAAAAGAGCACGGCAAGGATGACAAACACGATTATGCGTTTACGTTTTTGACTTACGAACGTCAATAA
- the lspA gene encoding signal peptidase II → MKLSRTASILLLIILNIAIDQISKVIVRATISPGERIKVIDDIFLMMNVENEGAFLGMGSDMNATLKLIFLLVLPVLVLGYLVYYINTNKSLDKLSLIALSCIAGGGIANVFDRIAFGSVTDFFYLDFGGMFHTGIFNVADMSVTFGMIVLLYTSFFAKKKTVNA, encoded by the coding sequence ATGAAGTTATCCCGTACGGCAAGTATCTTACTCCTTATTATCCTTAATATTGCCATTGATCAAATTTCGAAAGTTATTGTAAGAGCAACGATTTCTCCTGGTGAGCGCATCAAGGTGATTGATGATATTTTTTTAATGATGAATGTTGAAAATGAAGGTGCTTTTCTAGGAATGGGAAGCGATATGAATGCTACACTAAAATTGATTTTTTTATTGGTGCTTCCTGTTTTAGTTTTAGGCTATCTTGTATACTACATCAATACGAACAAATCACTTGATAAACTTAGCTTGATTGCACTTAGCTGTATCGCTGGAGGCGGAATCGCTAATGTTTTTGACCGAATAGCCTTTGGCTCTGTAACTGATTTTTTCTACCTAGACTTTGGAGGAATGTTCCATACCGGAATTTTCAATGTCGCGGACATGTCTGTCACCTTTGGAATGATCGTGCTGCTATACACCAGCTTTTTTGCTAAAAAGAAAACAGTAAACGCATAA
- a CDS encoding NAD(P)/FAD-dependent oxidoreductase, protein MVKSLQLRITLQEERQSDVLIRKASQNLNVKVEDISAVKILRKSIDARKKQIIINYKVEVFVNEPAPADASYKFNYQDVSNGKPIHIIGFGPAGMWAALRCIELGYKPIVLERGKNVKDRRRDLKAINQDQTVNEDSNYCFGEGGAGTYSDGKLYTRSLKRGDVRKIFENLVYHGATDQILIDAHPHIGTNKLPKVVQNIRETILKFGGEIHFETRVVDFDIKNNSIKTLRLENGHELNVDKVILATGHSARDIFYLLDEKNIQLKAKSFAMGVRVEHPQQIIDGIQYNCKGEERDELLPPAAYSLVEQINHKGVYSFCMCPGGFIVPAATANGEVVVNGMSPSRRNNIYANSGIVVEIDADRDLYKYENFGALKGLEYQKDLERLAFTAGGRSQTAPGQRLTDFVEGKLSPHLNATSYQPGLNSAPLHSLLPKMIGSSLRKGFKAFGEKMHGYYTEEANVIGVESRTSSPVNIPRTERLEHPEISNLFPCGEGGGYAGGIVSAAMDGERCAEAACGLLG, encoded by the coding sequence ATGGTAAAGTCCCTACAACTCCGTATTACGCTTCAAGAAGAACGCCAATCGGATGTCTTGATTAGAAAAGCCTCCCAGAACCTAAATGTTAAGGTCGAGGATATTTCCGCAGTAAAGATATTGCGAAAATCAATCGATGCCCGAAAAAAACAGATCATCATCAACTACAAGGTGGAGGTCTTTGTTAATGAACCGGCCCCAGCAGATGCGTCTTACAAGTTCAATTACCAAGATGTTTCCAACGGTAAGCCCATTCATATCATTGGATTTGGTCCTGCTGGAATGTGGGCGGCCTTAAGGTGCATAGAGCTCGGTTACAAACCTATTGTTTTAGAGCGTGGCAAAAATGTAAAAGACAGACGTCGCGACTTAAAGGCCATCAACCAAGATCAAACGGTCAATGAAGATTCTAATTATTGTTTTGGTGAAGGTGGAGCAGGCACTTATAGTGATGGCAAACTTTATACCCGTAGCTTAAAGCGTGGTGATGTGCGTAAAATCTTTGAAAACCTTGTGTATCATGGCGCTACAGATCAAATTCTTATTGATGCTCACCCGCATATAGGTACAAACAAATTACCTAAGGTGGTTCAAAATATTAGGGAAACTATTTTAAAGTTTGGTGGTGAAATTCATTTTGAAACTCGTGTTGTTGATTTCGATATCAAAAATAATAGTATCAAAACCCTACGGCTTGAGAACGGCCATGAATTAAATGTAGACAAGGTCATTTTAGCGACGGGACATTCTGCTCGAGATATATTCTATCTTCTTGACGAAAAAAACATCCAACTCAAAGCCAAGTCTTTTGCTATGGGTGTGCGTGTAGAACACCCGCAACAAATTATAGATGGCATTCAATACAACTGTAAAGGCGAAGAGCGAGATGAGCTCCTACCGCCAGCAGCATATAGCCTAGTGGAGCAAATTAACCACAAGGGCGTATACTCTTTTTGCATGTGTCCTGGTGGCTTTATAGTTCCCGCGGCCACAGCAAATGGTGAAGTTGTGGTTAATGGGATGTCTCCTTCTAGACGTAATAATATTTATGCAAATTCTGGAATTGTTGTAGAAATTGATGCCGATCGCGACCTTTATAAATATGAGAATTTTGGGGCGTTAAAAGGATTGGAGTATCAAAAAGATTTAGAGCGCTTGGCTTTTACTGCTGGCGGAAGATCACAAACAGCACCTGGACAACGGTTAACAGATTTTGTTGAAGGTAAATTATCACCTCATTTAAATGCCACTTCCTACCAACCCGGACTTAATTCTGCACCGCTGCATTCCCTATTACCTAAAATGATTGGGAGCTCACTTCGAAAGGGGTTTAAAGCTTTTGGAGAAAAAATGCACGGTTACTATACTGAAGAAGCTAATGTTATTGGTGTTGAATCCAGAACCTCTTCACCAGTCAATATTCCCAGAACTGAACGCTTAGAACATCCTGAAATCTCAAATCTTTTTCCCTGTGGTGAAGGTGGTGGATATGCTGGAGGCATTGTTTCTGCGGCCATGGATGGTGAGCGTTGTGCTGAAGCAGCTTGCGGATTATTGGGCTAA
- a CDS encoding nucleoside transporter C-terminal domain-containing protein — MKQFLLAVTAIFFVSMVGFGQDLEKKWQIEAVKNNSGVGLYNINDVDSFQLKDGSFNYSIHSLDSLGNFSGNYIRQNNLLVLYYDTPEEDTARFRITTLTDSTLILANKDFSFGLKDTTKMSSAVAQDLTGPSAELVGIVPSQGFSFNSLWRGLLGMFSLICIAFLFSSNRKGINWKTVGLGLAFQLVISIGVLRVEFVKDIFEVIGQGFIAILGFTQAGSEFLFGGMLDVKSFGFIFAFQVLPTIIFFSALTSVLFYLGVIQKVVQGMGWLLSKVLGISGPESLSVAGNIFLGQTEAPLLIKAYLERMNKSEILLVMIGGMATVAGAVLAAYIGFLGGEDLELQLFYAKHLLAASVMAAPGAIVISKILYPQTEKIDTDIHVSQEKIGSNLLESIANGTTEGLRLAVNVGAMLLVFVAFIAMFNGILGGIAGFDGFTINALNIDWHFTSLNTIIAQNTPYDSLSLEFILGYLFAPLMWLIGIASEDMALMGQLLGIKLAASEFIGYIQLADLKNVANATHLKYEKSVIMATYMLCGFANFASIGIQIGGIGSLAPGQRATLSKFGIKALIGGTIASLISATIAGMIIG; from the coding sequence ATGAAACAATTTTTACTAGCTGTTACAGCTATTTTTTTTGTGTCAATGGTCGGTTTTGGTCAAGACCTCGAAAAGAAATGGCAGATAGAGGCAGTAAAAAATAATTCGGGAGTTGGTCTCTATAACATTAATGACGTTGATTCTTTTCAACTTAAGGATGGTAGTTTTAACTACAGCATCCATTCGCTAGATAGTTTAGGCAATTTCTCGGGAAATTATATTAGACAAAACAACTTGCTTGTTCTTTATTATGACACTCCAGAAGAAGACACAGCGCGTTTTCGCATCACCACCCTTACAGACTCCACGTTAATACTAGCTAATAAAGACTTTAGTTTCGGTTTAAAAGACACCACTAAAATGTCTTCAGCAGTCGCTCAAGACCTTACAGGTCCTTCTGCAGAACTAGTGGGCATTGTGCCGAGCCAAGGCTTTTCATTTAATAGTTTATGGCGCGGTCTTTTAGGGATGTTCTCTCTCATTTGTATTGCATTTCTATTTAGCAGCAATCGTAAAGGTATCAATTGGAAAACAGTTGGACTGGGCTTAGCATTTCAGCTAGTCATTTCCATTGGCGTACTTCGAGTTGAATTTGTAAAAGATATTTTTGAAGTCATCGGACAAGGTTTTATTGCCATTCTTGGATTTACACAAGCAGGCAGCGAGTTTCTATTTGGGGGCATGCTAGATGTCAAAAGCTTCGGCTTTATCTTTGCTTTTCAAGTCTTGCCTACAATCATATTCTTTTCTGCACTCACTTCTGTGTTGTTTTATCTAGGAGTCATTCAAAAGGTAGTACAAGGTATGGGTTGGCTTTTATCTAAGGTTTTAGGAATCTCTGGACCCGAAAGCTTAAGTGTTGCAGGTAATATCTTTTTAGGCCAAACAGAAGCACCGCTTTTGATTAAAGCCTATCTAGAGCGCATGAATAAATCTGAAATACTGTTGGTCATGATTGGCGGTATGGCAACCGTTGCAGGTGCCGTTTTAGCAGCTTACATTGGGTTTTTAGGTGGAGAAGATTTGGAGTTACAGTTGTTCTATGCTAAACATTTATTGGCAGCTTCTGTGATGGCCGCTCCTGGCGCTATCGTTATTTCTAAAATTCTTTATCCTCAAACTGAAAAAATAGATACAGACATTCATGTATCCCAAGAAAAAATAGGCTCTAATCTTTTAGAATCTATTGCTAATGGCACAACAGAAGGGCTTCGTCTAGCCGTTAATGTGGGGGCAATGCTTCTAGTTTTTGTAGCATTTATTGCCATGTTTAATGGAATTTTGGGAGGTATCGCAGGGTTTGATGGTTTTACTATAAATGCATTAAACATCGATTGGCATTTTACATCGCTAAATACCATTATTGCTCAAAACACACCATACGATTCACTCTCACTAGAATTTATTTTAGGCTATCTTTTTGCCCCCCTCATGTGGCTCATCGGGATTGCTTCAGAAGATATGGCACTTATGGGGCAGCTGTTGGGTATCAAATTAGCCGCTAGTGAATTTATTGGGTACATTCAATTGGCCGACTTGAAAAATGTGGCCAATGCCACGCATTTAAAGTACGAGAAGTCTGTAATTATGGCCACATACATGCTTTGCGGTTTCGCTAATTTTGCCTCTATTGGTATTCAGATTGGAGGTATTGGCTCTCTTGCCCCCGGTCAGCGCGCTACCTTGTCTAAATTTGGAATTAAAGCCCTTATAGGTGGTACTATTGCTTCATTGATTTCGGCTACTATTGCGGGAATGATCATTGGATAA
- a CDS encoding energy transducer TonB, which translates to MNGKLPLFLFLLVSNIYCQNQTQESSVKELQENEKIRKSRFLIYPGCENQDDLYECYSDKLQDFLSQNLRNKTKSFIVENSVSDTIVFLANIKYNKIGKVDFEESKITAFIKEVNGSIDSLKYILPSVVPAMNSEGHPIENSVAYTVGFIINRDKILLQPIYGYQPKLTLKQHDFLKTKSETPPVYPNCEIYKDQAQLRKCFSENLTKLILDNFDSKKIKESRLKSGIYNITASFKIETDGSISNHKVHAPTKLLEMETLRILRRIPTITPAEVNGNKVITPYSLPITFQVK; encoded by the coding sequence ATGAACGGAAAACTTCCTTTATTTTTATTTTTGTTAGTTTCTAATATTTATTGTCAGAATCAAACACAGGAATCATCAGTAAAAGAGTTACAAGAAAATGAGAAAATTCGGAAAAGTCGATTTTTGATTTATCCAGGTTGCGAAAATCAAGATGATTTATATGAATGCTACTCAGATAAATTACAAGATTTTTTATCTCAAAACCTTAGAAATAAAACAAAATCATTCATAGTAGAAAATTCTGTAAGTGATACAATTGTTTTCCTTGCGAATATAAAATATAATAAAATAGGTAAGGTAGATTTTGAAGAATCAAAAATAACAGCTTTTATAAAGGAAGTGAATGGTTCTATCGATTCGTTAAAGTACATACTTCCTTCTGTCGTACCCGCAATGAATAGTGAAGGACATCCAATCGAGAATTCAGTTGCATATACAGTAGGTTTCATAATAAACCGAGACAAAATTTTGTTGCAACCAATATATGGGTATCAACCAAAATTAACCTTAAAACAGCATGACTTTCTTAAAACAAAATCTGAAACTCCGCCTGTATATCCAAACTGTGAAATTTATAAAGACCAGGCTCAATTGAGAAAATGCTTTTCTGAAAACCTCACAAAGCTCATACTGGATAATTTTGATTCTAAGAAGATCAAGGAGTCTCGTTTAAAATCAGGAATCTATAATATAACAGCTTCATTTAAAATAGAGACCGACGGTTCTATTTCAAACCATAAGGTCCATGCCCCTACAAAGCTTTTAGAAATGGAAACATTACGGATTTTAAGACGTATACCAACCATTACACCAGCTGAGGTAAATGGAAATAAAGTTATAACTCCATATTCTCTACCTATTACATTTCAGGTAAAATAA
- a CDS encoding thymidylate synthase, whose product MKQYHDLVKHVLDQGNDKGDRTGTGTKSVFGYQMRFDLSEGFPMVTTKKLHLKSIVYELLWFLKGDTNIDYLTENGVRIWNEWADENGDLGPVYGHQWRNWNSEDIDQIKEVVETLKKNPNSRRMLVSAWNPSVLPDTSKSFSENVANGKAALPPCHAFFQFYVANGKLSCQLYQRSADIFLGVPFNIASYALFTMMMAQVCGYEAGDFIHTFGDAHIYSNHLEQLELQLSRDLRPLPKMKLNPNVKNIFDFKFEDFTLEDYNPHPHIKGAVAI is encoded by the coding sequence ATGAAACAATACCACGACTTAGTAAAGCACGTTCTAGATCAAGGCAATGATAAAGGTGACCGCACAGGAACCGGAACCAAAAGTGTATTTGGTTATCAAATGCGTTTTGATTTATCAGAAGGGTTCCCTATGGTGACCACTAAAAAACTGCATTTAAAATCTATTGTTTATGAGTTGCTTTGGTTTTTAAAAGGCGATACCAACATCGATTATCTTACGGAAAATGGGGTCCGCATTTGGAACGAATGGGCAGATGAAAATGGCGATCTTGGTCCTGTTTACGGACATCAATGGCGCAACTGGAATAGCGAAGATATTGACCAAATCAAAGAAGTTGTTGAAACCCTAAAGAAAAACCCAAACAGCAGAAGAATGCTGGTTTCTGCCTGGAATCCATCAGTTTTACCCGACACCTCTAAATCCTTTAGTGAGAACGTGGCCAACGGAAAAGCAGCCTTGCCACCTTGCCACGCCTTTTTTCAATTTTACGTCGCTAACGGGAAATTATCTTGCCAACTGTATCAACGAAGCGCAGATATCTTTTTGGGCGTACCGTTTAATATCGCGTCTTACGCCCTATTTACGATGATGATGGCTCAGGTTTGTGGCTACGAAGCGGGTGATTTTATACACACCTTTGGCGATGCCCATATTTACAGCAACCATTTAGAACAATTAGAGCTTCAATTGTCTCGTGATTTGAGGCCATTACCAAAAATGAAACTCAATCCAAACGTAAAAAATATTTTCGATTTTAAGTTTGAGGATTTTACACTGGAAGATTACAACCCGCATCCACACATAAAGGGAGCAGTGGCAATTTAA